A window of Hordeum vulgare subsp. vulgare chromosome 5H, MorexV3_pseudomolecules_assembly, whole genome shotgun sequence genomic DNA:
TCTCGGTTTCATCTTCACCCGCACGCAcgaaaaaaaaacaaataaaatattagaaatttttaaaaaaaatctaattTTGTGTTGTAGAAATTTCATATGTGAGGAATGCTCCAAATTTCAACTTAATTGAATATCTGAGCAACTctcggcaaaaaagacaaatcaggTGTGTAAAAAAGGTTTACTCTTCACGAGTTGTTCTGATCCGATTTTCTTTTTTGCCGAAAGCTGCTCACATGTCCAAATAAGTTAAAATTTAGAGTGGGCTTCACGCATCAAAATATCTACCACACAAAAAATTAAGGCTTTTGAATTTTTAGtattttgtttttaatttttttgtcatttGCAGATGAGCCTCGGAGCAGAGTTGGATTTTCGCAACTCGCTTATGTATTATGGTTTCGTTAGTTTTGCTAAGTGTTAATATATTTTGCAATGGTCCAGGCTCCTGAAGCTGCTACTCAAGTGAATACCTGGGTAAAGAATGTCACCGCAGGTCTCATCGAAGAGATCCTCCCCGCGGGGTCTATTGCCGATACAACTAGACTAGTTCTTGGTAATGCACTTTACTACAAAGGAATTTGGACCaacaagtttgatgaatctaaaacAAAGTATGATGATTTCCACCTTCTTAATGGGAGCACTGTTCAAACACCATTCATGTCTAGTACAAATAAGCAGTACCTTTCATATTCGGACGACTTGAAGGTACTTAAGCTTCCATACCAACATGGTGGGGACAACAGGCAGTTCTCCATGTACATTCTTCTTCCTGAAGCACATGACGGTCTCTCAAGCTTGGCACAAAAGTTGAGCACTGAACCAGATTTTTTGGAGAACCGTATCCCAACGGAGGAGGTTGAAGTCGGACAGTTCATGCTCCCAAAGTTCAAGATATCTTTTGGATTTGAAGCAAACAAATTGCTCAAAACTTTGGGTCTTCAACTGCCATTCAGTTTGGAGGCCAATCTTTCGGAGATGGTGAATTCTCCCATGGGCCTATACATCTCATCTGTTTTTCACAAAACGTTTGTTGAAGTAGACGAAGAAGGAACTAAGGCAGGAGCAGCAACCGGCGATGTGATTGTAGACCGGTCACTACCCATAAGGATGGATTTCGTCGctaatcaccctttcctcttccttATTCGAGAAGACATCGCCGGTGTAGTGCTCTTCATTGGTCATGTTGCCAATCCCGCTGTGTCTTCATAGTATGTTTACCCTAAATCAGTGTCTTGTAAGTTAATTACCTAAACTGTTACATGTAAGTGATGGGTTTCAACATTCAATAATGCTGCCGGTATAATAAATTAAATAAATTGTTTTTAAGAAATGTCTTGATTGTTGTGTGCAAGGTTTGCACGAGGGCAATGATCCATGATTGATGTGGAGCTTTATGCTTTGAGGTACTTAATACATGAGGTAAGCATGCTTATCAAATGATTCTTGATGAAGTATGAAAACCATTTTTGCATAATTTGGGAGCTCAATCTAAGTTGGTTAGAAAATCATTGATTCGAGCATGGTCGGGATCCTGCTGTGGGCCCATGAGGATACTACCAAACTGGGTATAGAGAATGTGCTAAGTTTATAGTAAAAAAATGCTAAGTTAAGTCCGCGCATGATGTGCTTGGGAAAGAGCTGGGATGCAAATTCAAACTCATATGAAAAATGCCATTGATGATGCTCAACCACCAAACATACTAGAATAATTTCTAATTCGTGAAAGATGCGATGAAATCTTCCCATGAATTCCTGAAACTGATGGGTCGGGGAACTACTAGTCCTACTATAAACTTACTCTGATGTCACCGGATATCTGCGTTATTAACTTCTACACAACTAGCGGCAAGTTAGGCCTTCACAATGCGCTCTTGTTTCACCGGTACTGCTGGGCCTAATAATAGATTTGCGTCACTTAACAGGAGAAACATGAAGGAAAATCTAGCCTTGCCAAGCGACTACATGTTGTTTCCTTTTCACTTGGTGACACTGCAGAATTCTTGTATGGCGATGGTTGATACATTGATTAGATAAGGCTTCCAAGATTAAATTTGGCTCCACTGATGTTCTAATATTTGATGGTTAATCAAGGAAAATATTCTGGGTGACGGACAAGGCAACTCGTCGACTCGGGTGCGTGAACCTCACATTCAGGCAGCATAAGTATGAGCGCTTGGGGCTAGGGCATGCCGCATTCAGCGCCTCCCTTTAGGCATAGTGCAAGTATAGGGTACTCCCTCatgttgtatatatatatatatttgaaaacCATTTTCCACAAAGGAGGATAAACCCGGCTCTGCATCAAATGATACACAcaaccatctttattatattataaAATATTGTATTGTAAAATAATTACATAAATCAACCAAAGCCACCTTTCTACCAAAAAGTGTGGCCCTACCTAGAACTACCTAGAAGGTGGCCCTACCTAGAAGGTTGATGATGTGTCCTGACCTCATGAAATCTGATGGCCTCATGAAGCCACCCGTCGGCTAGTCGGGAGCACAGGCCGAGCAAACCCTCTACATGCATTGCATGCACACGCTATACAATCCGTTACCTCCATCTTCTGTCTTTCCATCTTCAGGAGTAATCAATGCATTGACCTTGACAGGCCCATtcgccgtcgacgccaccacgacacCAGACAATGCCACACTCCTACGTGCTTCCATCAAATGGTATCCAGCGCTGAAACCCCACGGCACCTTGCCGCCAAGACTCGTCGTCGTCCATATTGTAGAAGCCATGCCTCTATACCTTGATGACCGCACGAGAAGCATGCGGAAACCTGTGTACAACTACCGAAGCTAAACACTTATGTCTCCAGCTGATGTTTACATCCTAAAAGAGGATGCCCCCATGGGGGTGATGATGCACGAGCCTCGCCATCATTCGATCCGGAATCGGAATTTAGGGTTTCCCCGGGGCTCACAGTAAACGTGAATCTTCCCACAACACCTCCAACGAAGTAACGACACCCATGGGTGCTGCCATCGACGACTGCGGATGAGGCTGTACCAAGCTTTCGTTGGCAAACTTGCACCCATAGCCGCCTGGTCCACCAGATCCTCCTCCATCATCACCAGCATGCCTCATGGGAACGACCTTGCCGCCCGGAAATCGCCCATGATCGGATCTGCAGTGGTGCCACAGCCCGGAATTGCCGCACCGCCTTGGTGGGTTGTCGACGGTGGAAGAATACTCATCGTCGCGCGCGCCATCGACTCTGGACGGTGCACACGTTGAAGCAGGACACCCGCGGGGATCTCCCCAGTGACCGCGTCACGGAGCCACGACGATGGAAGGCCCCGCCACCGCCATCATCTTCCGCCTggccgtcgccccccccccccccccccccccccgcgccccgTCAACAAAGACGAGAGTGCGGCGGTAGCCGAAGCCTTAGATTCGGTTAGGAGGGAGGAAGGGGGTCGGGAGGAGATCGGATTGAGAGGGAGCTATTTGAAAACTTGTGTTCATCTCTATTATATGTGCTTATCATGCACAATGTAGTCTCCTATCATGGGTGTTTAGAAGCATGAGTTGAAACAGTTGAATAGGTAACCCACAAACTAGATCAAACTCTATCTAAAATTATCCAATTCGGCCAACTAATTAGGAAAGCAGGAGCAAAACATCTTGCACGGAAAAAGCATGTGAAAACAGCAACAATTCAGTGCTTATTATAACTTTTATTTCTAGCTCGGAACCTCTCGAGGGTGAGTGACCTCTCTTGTTTAGCGTCGTCGAGTCGTATACCCTCGAGAACCACGGTGAGCCCCAGGATGAAAGCATGGTCGACGCCTTCGTTGACACAGATGTTATACTTAATCGGACACAAGACCATCCCCCCAGCTTTCCATATAAGcaacggcggcggcggtgagggtgACGATGCGGTTAGTCCAAGGGTACCAAGGGCGGAAGCTGACGAAATCGCTGCGCCTctcacgacgatgaagaagagcaGGCAGGGCCGGGCCCGTAAAATTCGAGGCCCTATGCTCGACTCTCAAACGGGCCTATCGCGCCTTTCAAAAAAATAGGACTATAATAATCGAGACGACAATCTCTTACATAACTCATGTCTAAGGTTGAATTAAATCCTTCATTCTTTGTTGTTCTTACCCTTTTGGAAATCAGAAATACTTTCTAACCTGATTTATATCTTCAAATACTAAATAACATCTAGGGTAGTTGATGGACGTACAAAAGACAAAAAGAAAATGAATGGAACTTATACATATCAAATAGAAATAAAAGTAGCTACCGACTTACCAGCAAGTTATTTTCAGCTCAGACGTATAACATTGGCAAGGTATGTAGTTGGACGACTGGAGAAACGTAGTTTCGCTAGATGTAATTACCTTCAAATACTCAAAGGCACTGGGGTCAATTGACCCCAGCGACCATACTACAACTTCATCCCTCCTTGAGGCCCTACCTACCGGCGTAATGGCGCAGACCTCCGGTCGCTTCTGAGCACGTCCTCATGCTCTCCTTTCGGATACCGGCGTAATTGCTAAATCCCTCATCGCCAGTTTCTTTTCCTCCTCTCCCATGATGACACCAACGACCACCTCGACGCTGCGAGGCTGCCTGACCGCGCCATCGCCCCTCGCCTACGCCCTGCCGTCCCCGATTTCGTTGACCCTCACCGACGCCGGACCTCCTCGCGCGCCCTCCTTCCCGTCGCCGCGTGTCCTTAAGCCCGCTCCTCGTCGTCGC
This region includes:
- the LOC123452971 gene encoding serpin-Z7-like: MATTLTTDLRLSIAHQTRFGLRLASAISSDPESAATNVAFSPVSLHVALSLVAAGARGATRDQLVAVLGGGGAGEAEALQSLAEQVVQFVLADASINSGPRIAFANGVFVDASLSLKPSFQELAVCNYKSEVQSVDFKTKAPEAATQVNTWVKNVTAGLIEEILPAGSIADTTRLVLGNALYYKGIWTNKFDESKTKYDDFHLLNGSTVQTPFMSSTNKQYLSYSDDLKVLKLPYQHGGDNRQFSMYILLPEAHDGLSSLAQKLSTEPDFLENRIPTEEVEVGQFMLPKFKISFGFEANKLLKTLGLQLPFSLEANLSEMVNSPMGLYISSVFHKTFVEVDEEGTKAGAATGDVIVDRSLPIRMDFVANHPFLFLIREDIAGVVLFIGHVANPAVSS